Proteins found in one Quercus robur chromosome 2, dhQueRobu3.1, whole genome shotgun sequence genomic segment:
- the LOC126701023 gene encoding uncharacterized protein LOC126701023, translating into MADHEQKAVTADVSSGDMIFQPILEDGVFRFDCPPNDRDAAYPSLSFINSKDRETPIMSHKVPLYTPKFECLFEKQIVKIELPSGTSFYGTGEVSGQLERTGKRVFSWNAWGYGPGTTSLYQSHPWVIAVLPNGEALGVLADTTQRCEIDLRKESRIQFVAPSSYPVITFGPFPSPTAVLIALSHAIGSVFMPPKWSLGYQQCRWSYDSDKRVLEIARTFQEKGIPCDVIWMDIDYMDGFRCFTFDKDRFPNPKSLVDDLHQNGFKAIWMLDPGIKHEEGYFVYDSGSKSDVLTQKADGRPFVGEVWPGPCIFPDFTQSKVRSWWASLVKDFTSNGVDGIWNDINEPAVFKAVTKTMPESNIHRGDDELGGCQNHSYYHNVYGMLMVRSTYEGMKLANENKRPFVLTRAGFIGSQRYVATWTGDNLSNWEHLHMSISMVLQLGLSGQPLSGPDIGGFSGNATPQLFGRWMGVSAMFPFCRGHSETDTIDHEPWSFGEELFLIPIFGFEEIIMQYIEFE; encoded by the exons ATGGCTGACCATGAACAAAAGGCAGTCACTGCAGATGTCTCCTCAGGGGATATGATTTTTCAACCTATATTGGAGGATGGAGTCTTTCGATTTGATTGTCCTCCAAATGATAGAGATGCAGCATATCCTAGTTTATCTTTTATAAACAGCAAGGATAGGGAAACACCCATTATGAGTCACAAGGTGCCCTTATACACTCCGAAATTTGAATGTCTTTTTGAAAAGCAGATTGTTAAAATTGAG CTTCCTTCTGGTACCTCCTTCTATGGGACTGGAGAAGTTAGTGGACAACTTGAGCGGACTGGAAAGAGA GTTTTTTCTTGGAATGCATGGGGTTATGGTCCAGGAACTACATCCTTGTACCAGTCTCATCCTTGGGTGATAGCTGTTCTGCCCAATGGGGAGGCACTCGGGGTGCTTGCTGACACAACACAACGCTGTGAG ATTGACCTTAGGAAAGAATCGAGGATACAGTTTGTTGCTCCATCCTCATATCCTGTTATTACATTTGGTCCATTTCCTTCACCCACTGCTGTCTTGATAGCTTTATCTCATGCAATTG GATCTGTATTTATGCCTCCAAAGTGGTCCCTCGGCTATCAACAATGTCGTTGGAGCTACGATTCAGACAAGAGAGTTCTTGAG ATTGCTAGAACATTCCAGGAGAAAGGTATACCTTGTGACGTAATATGGATGGATATCGATTACATGGATGGTTTTCGGTGTTTCACCTTTGACAAG GACCGTTTCCCAAATCCAAAATCTTTGGTAGATGATCTTCACCAGAATGGTTTTAAAGCTATCTGGATGCTTGACCCAGGGATCAAGCATGAAGAGGGTTATTTTGTCTATGACAGCGGTTCAAAAAGTGATGTCTTGACTCAAAAAGCTGATGGAAGGCCTTTTGTTG GGGAGGTGTGGCCTGGACCCTGTATTTTTCCTGACTTTACGCAGTCAAAAGTTCGTTCCTGGTGGGCTAGTTTAGTTAAAGATTTCACATCTAATGGTGTTGATGGTATATGGAATGATATCAATGAACCAGCTGTTTTTAAG gCTGTAACAAAAACGATGCCTGAAAGTAATATTCATAGGGGAGATGATGAGCTTGGAGGTTGTCAAAATCACTCTTATTATCACAAT GTGTATGGCATGCTGATGGTAAGATCAACATATGAAGGCATGAAGTTGGCTAATGAAAATAAGCGTCCTTTTGTCCTCACCAGAGCTGGGTTTATTGGTAGCCAAAGGTATGTTGCAACATGGACAGGAGATAACCTTTCAAATTGGGAGCATCTTCATATGAGTATATCCATGGTACTTCAATTG GGACTTAGTGGTCAGCCGCTTTCAGGACCTGATATTGGTGGGTTTTCTGGAAATGCAACACCCCAGCTTTTTGGAAGGTGGATGGGTGTAAGTGCTATGTTTCCTTTTTGCCGCGGGCATTCTGAAACTGACACTATTGACCATGAACCCTGGTCTTTCGGGGAAGAG CTGTTTCTAATTcctatttttgggtttgaagagATCATCATGCAGTACATAGAATTTGAGTGA